In one Trichlorobacter lovleyi SZ genomic region, the following are encoded:
- a CDS encoding bifunctional UDP-4-keto-pentose/UDP-xylose synthase — protein sequence MKVLILGVNGFIGNALTHRILTTTDWEVYGLDMACDKLERSLGHERFHFLEGDITINKEWIEYHIKKCDVVLPLVAIATPVTYVKDPLRVFELDFEENLKIIRQCVKHKKRVIFPSTSEVYGMSPDAEFDEENSPLVLGPIAKERWIYSCAKQMLDRVIYAYGNHENFKFTLFRPFNWIGPKLDSIHTAKEGSSRVLTQFLYDILAEKPIELVDGGNQRRSFTFIEDGIDALMKIIENRNGCADGKIFNIGNPNNDLSVKELAEKLRDMVATFPLYKEKADKCRIVETSSDSFYGKGYQDMLTRVPSVKRAKECLGWEPTTTIDDALRKTLEFYLVDEREKLSEFL from the coding sequence ATGAAAGTACTGATACTCGGCGTGAACGGTTTTATCGGCAATGCATTGACCCATCGCATCCTGACCACCACGGACTGGGAGGTCTATGGTCTTGATATGGCCTGCGACAAGCTGGAGCGGTCGCTGGGACACGAGCGGTTCCATTTTCTGGAGGGTGACATCACCATCAACAAGGAATGGATCGAGTATCATATCAAGAAGTGCGATGTGGTGCTGCCACTGGTGGCGATTGCCACGCCGGTCACCTATGTCAAGGACCCGCTGCGGGTCTTCGAACTGGATTTCGAGGAAAATCTCAAGATCATTCGCCAGTGTGTCAAGCACAAGAAGCGGGTCATCTTTCCCTCCACCTCCGAGGTCTACGGCATGAGCCCGGACGCCGAGTTTGATGAAGAAAACTCACCGCTGGTGCTGGGGCCGATTGCCAAGGAACGCTGGATCTACTCCTGCGCCAAGCAGATGCTGGACCGGGTGATCTATGCCTACGGCAACCACGAAAACTTTAAATTCACCCTGTTCCGTCCTTTCAACTGGATCGGCCCCAAGCTGGACAGCATCCATACTGCCAAGGAAGGCAGCTCACGGGTGCTGACCCAGTTCCTGTACGATATCCTGGCTGAAAAGCCGATTGAACTGGTGGATGGCGGCAACCAGCGCCGTTCCTTCACCTTTATTGAAGATGGCATCGATGCCCTGATGAAGATCATCGAGAATCGCAACGGTTGCGCCGACGGCAAGATCTTCAATATCGGCAACCCCAACAACGACCTGTCGGTCAAGGAGCTGGCCGAAAAACTGCGTGACATGGTGGCCACCTTCCCGCTCTACAAGGAAAAGGCTGACAAGTGCCGGATCGTGGAGACATCTTCGGATTCCTTCTACGGCAAAGGCTACCAGGATATGCTGACCCGGGTGCCGTCGGTCAAGCGGGCCAAGGAATGCCTGGGCTGGGAACCAACCACCACTATTGACGATGCCCTGCGTAAGACCCTAGAATTTTATCTGGTGGATGAGCGGGAGAAACTCTCCGAGTTTCTGTAG
- a CDS encoding formyltransferase: MKLVVCAYHNVGYRCIEELLRQGAEISLIFTHEDSPTEQIWFSSVRELAEANRIPYLTSSINEPENIEKVRKIAPDFLLSFYYRNMIKPELLELPARGALNLHGSWLPKYRGRVPVNWAVINGETETGATLHYMVAKPDAGDIVDQEKVAIAFTDTAHDVFGKVNEAAVTVLRRAWPRLVDGSADRIPMDLAAGSYFGGRKPEDGRIDWTKSSVQIYNLIRGVTHPYPGAFTELNSMKLLIWSAWPVAGSGQPGQVVSLKPLCIGTGDGLLELRRVQFEGGQEQEATGCSLSESNRFA, from the coding sequence ATGAAACTTGTCGTCTGTGCCTATCATAACGTCGGCTACCGCTGCATTGAGGAACTGTTGCGCCAGGGGGCCGAGATCAGCCTGATCTTCACCCATGAGGATTCACCTACTGAGCAGATCTGGTTCAGTTCAGTGCGTGAACTGGCCGAGGCGAACAGGATTCCATACCTGACCAGCTCCATCAACGAACCGGAGAACATCGAAAAGGTACGCAAGATTGCACCGGATTTTCTGTTGTCATTTTATTATCGCAACATGATCAAGCCGGAGCTGCTGGAACTGCCAGCCAGAGGGGCACTGAACCTGCATGGCTCCTGGCTGCCGAAATACCGTGGCCGGGTGCCGGTCAACTGGGCCGTGATCAACGGCGAGACCGAGACCGGTGCAACCCTGCATTACATGGTTGCCAAGCCGGATGCCGGTGATATTGTTGATCAGGAAAAGGTTGCGATCGCCTTCACCGACACGGCCCACGACGTCTTTGGCAAGGTAAACGAGGCAGCGGTGACCGTGCTGCGCAGGGCCTGGCCCAGGCTGGTGGATGGCAGCGCAGATCGTATTCCGATGGACCTTGCAGCAGGGAGCTATTTTGGCGGCCGCAAGCCGGAAGATGGCCGGATCGACTGGACCAAAAGCTCGGTTCAGATCTACAACCTGATCCGAGGAGTGACCCATCCTTATCCCGGTGCCTTCACCGAGCTTAACAGCATGAAGCTGCTCATCTGGTCCGCCTGGCCGGTCGCGGGAAGTGGCCAACCCGGGCAGGTGGTCTCACTGAAACCGTTGTGTATCGGCACCGGCGATGGGCTGCTGGAGCTACGCAGGGTGCAGTTTGAGGGTGGGCAGGAACAAGAAGCAACAGGATGTTCATTGAGCGAATCTAATCGATTCGCATAA
- a CDS encoding glycosyltransferase has protein sequence MTAPYVSIVVPVYNEEKSLQPLMDRLYPVAQALGRPFEIIFTNDGSRDRSLEMLRGYVQRYPGVKVVEFNGNFGQHMAILAAFERSSGEIVITLDADLQNPPEEIPRMVAAIESGHDVVGTIREKRQDPLFRRVASRIVNITTNKMTGMQMSDYGCMLRGYHRNIINNINQCGESTTFIPALAQTFSSNPTEIMVGHAERTLGESKYSFYRLIRLNFDLMTGFSVVPLQLFALLGIITSFLSVGFALFLFVRRFMIGAEVEGVFTLFAILFFFIGIVIFGIGIVGEYVGRIYQEVRKRPRYVVRKTYGFNEP, from the coding sequence ATGACAGCGCCATACGTCAGTATTGTCGTTCCGGTGTACAATGAGGAAAAGTCGCTGCAGCCGTTGATGGACCGGCTCTATCCGGTGGCACAGGCGCTGGGACGTCCGTTCGAGATCATCTTCACCAATGACGGTTCGCGTGACCGTTCGCTGGAGATGCTGCGTGGGTATGTACAGCGCTATCCAGGTGTGAAAGTGGTGGAGTTCAACGGTAACTTTGGTCAGCATATGGCCATCCTGGCGGCCTTTGAGCGCAGCAGCGGAGAAATTGTCATCACGCTGGATGCCGACCTGCAGAACCCGCCGGAAGAGATCCCCCGCATGGTTGCTGCAATAGAATCCGGCCATGACGTGGTCGGCACGATCCGTGAAAAGCGGCAGGACCCGCTCTTTCGCCGGGTGGCCTCACGGATCGTCAACATCACCACCAACAAGATGACCGGGATGCAGATGAGCGACTACGGCTGCATGCTGCGGGGCTACCATCGCAACATCATCAACAACATCAACCAATGCGGTGAGTCCACCACCTTTATCCCCGCCCTGGCCCAGACCTTTTCGTCAAATCCGACCGAAATCATGGTGGGGCATGCCGAGCGGACCCTGGGCGAGAGCAAGTACTCCTTTTACCGGCTGATCCGGCTCAATTTCGACCTGATGACCGGCTTTTCCGTGGTTCCGCTGCAGCTGTTTGCCCTGCTGGGGATCATCACCTCCTTCCTGTCAGTCGGGTTTGCGCTGTTTCTGTTTGTCCGGCGCTTCATGATCGGGGCTGAGGTGGAGGGGGTCTTCACCCTGTTTGCCATCCTGTTCTTCTTCATCGGGATCGTCATCTTTGGGATCGGCATTGTGGGTGAGTATGTGGGCAGGATCTACCAGGAAGTGCGTAAGCGCCCACGGTATGTGGTCAGAAAGACCTACGGGTTTAACGAACCATGA
- a CDS encoding ribonuclease D yields the protein MPLLRYTVIEHNHQLEQLCAELTDETELALDLEADSMHHYREKVCLLQLSNRAGTWLVDPLRLSDLSPLRVLLARPGLRTVLHGGDYDIRSLHRDFGIVVQQMFDTMVAAQFTGATEFGLAALLREHFGIELDKRFQKADWSKRPLTTEMADYAAHDTAHLLELADRLHARLEQLGRREWVAEECALLVGNRVAEKGNGPLFLNCKGAGKLKPRNLAILEALLQFRDQQAREADRPAFKVIPAEALLKIAELVPAAVRDMNGIAGLTPRLLGRYGEQLLTVVRQGLAVAEADLPRFPRGRGEPNPGIKARITRLKQWREGISSRMGLASGLLAPNWLLERIAEQQPVTLEQLQAIPGIRRWQVGLWGTEMVETLAKETQTA from the coding sequence ATGCCGCTACTGCGCTATACTGTGATAGAGCATAACCATCAGCTTGAGCAGCTCTGTGCTGAGCTGACTGATGAGACTGAGCTGGCGCTTGACCTTGAAGCCGACTCGATGCACCACTACCGGGAAAAGGTCTGCCTGTTGCAGCTTTCAAACCGTGCCGGAACCTGGTTGGTTGATCCGTTACGGCTTTCAGATCTTTCGCCACTGAGGGTCTTACTGGCACGACCGGGACTACGTACGGTGCTGCATGGTGGCGATTATGATATCCGCTCGCTGCATCGCGATTTTGGTATTGTCGTGCAGCAGATGTTTGACACCATGGTCGCGGCACAGTTTACCGGTGCTACTGAATTTGGCCTTGCTGCGCTGCTGCGGGAACATTTCGGGATCGAACTGGACAAGCGTTTTCAGAAGGCAGACTGGAGCAAGCGCCCGTTAACCACAGAAATGGCTGATTATGCAGCCCATGATACGGCCCATTTACTGGAGCTGGCAGATCGACTGCATGCAAGGCTGGAGCAGCTTGGCCGCAGGGAATGGGTAGCTGAAGAATGCGCCCTGCTGGTTGGCAACCGGGTTGCTGAAAAGGGCAACGGGCCGCTCTTTCTGAACTGTAAGGGCGCCGGCAAGTTAAAACCCCGTAACCTGGCTATCCTGGAGGCTCTACTGCAGTTCCGGGATCAGCAGGCGCGGGAGGCCGACCGGCCCGCCTTCAAGGTTATACCGGCAGAGGCATTGCTTAAAATTGCTGAACTGGTACCTGCTGCAGTTCGTGATATGAACGGAATAGCGGGACTGACACCACGTCTACTTGGCCGTTATGGTGAACAGCTGCTGACAGTAGTCCGGCAGGGGCTTGCCGTTGCTGAAGCAGATCTGCCCCGCTTTCCCCGGGGCAGGGGAGAGCCCAATCCGGGCATCAAGGCGAGGATTACACGGCTCAAGCAATGGCGTGAAGGGATCAGCAGCCGTATGGGACTGGCTTCCGGATTGCTGGCGCCGAACTGGTTGCTGGAGCGGATTGCCGAACAGCAGCCGGTGACGCTGGAGCAGCTTCAGGCCATACCGGGGATCCGCCGCTGGCAGGTCGGGCTGTGGGGTACAGAGATGGTTGAGACTCTGGCAAAGGAGACGCAGACAGCATGA
- the mqnC gene encoding cyclic dehypoxanthinyl futalosine synthase produces the protein MIGERQTPDRSEALELLLHGDLLQLGRWADAIRCRLHPDKQVTFVVDRNVNYTNVCESRCSFCAFYRDLDAPDAYLLEHESIFAKIAELVEHGGTQLLMQGGLHPGLTITYFEELFGEIRRRFPTVQNHSLSPAEICHLADRHGLTVMQVLTRLQAAGLTSVPGGGAEILVDEVRQAISPKKIGWKRWGEVMLAAASLGMTTTATMMFGSTETPEQIVEHIFRVRELQASGGSFTAFIPWTYQPGNTELGGSTATGVEYLKVLALSRIVLDNIPNIQASWVTQGAKLAQVALFFGANDLGGTMLEENVVAAAGCCFRMSQQEMIELIQTAGFSAAQRSTGYAILRQY, from the coding sequence ATGATCGGAGAGCGACAGACGCCGGACCGGTCCGAGGCACTTGAACTGCTGCTGCATGGCGATCTGCTGCAGCTTGGGCGTTGGGCAGACGCTATCCGCTGCAGGCTGCACCCGGATAAACAGGTTACCTTTGTGGTGGACCGTAACGTCAACTATACCAATGTCTGTGAATCGCGCTGTTCATTCTGTGCGTTCTACCGGGATCTTGACGCACCTGATGCCTATCTGCTGGAGCATGAAAGCATTTTTGCCAAGATCGCTGAGCTTGTGGAACATGGCGGCACGCAACTGCTGATGCAGGGCGGCCTGCATCCGGGCCTCACCATTACCTACTTTGAGGAGCTGTTTGGCGAGATTCGGAGACGTTTTCCAACAGTACAAAATCATTCGCTGTCTCCCGCTGAAATCTGCCACCTGGCAGACCGCCATGGCCTTACGGTTATGCAGGTACTTACACGTTTGCAGGCAGCCGGTCTGACTTCGGTACCAGGTGGTGGCGCAGAGATCCTGGTGGATGAGGTACGACAGGCCATCTCGCCGAAAAAGATCGGCTGGAAGCGCTGGGGAGAAGTAATGCTGGCTGCAGCCTCACTGGGTATGACCACCACCGCCACCATGATGTTCGGCAGCACAGAGACACCGGAACAGATTGTGGAACATATCTTCAGGGTACGGGAGTTACAGGCTTCGGGAGGCTCGTTCACAGCGTTCATACCATGGACGTACCAGCCCGGAAACACCGAGTTGGGAGGTTCTACAGCCACAGGAGTTGAGTACCTGAAAGTGCTCGCGTTATCCAGAATTGTACTTGACAACATTCCGAATATTCAGGCCAGCTGGGTGACTCAAGGGGCAAAGCTGGCTCAGGTAGCGCTGTTTTTTGGCGCCAACGATCTTGGTGGTACCATGCTGGAAGAGAATGTGGTTGCTGCGGCTGGCTGTTGTTTCAGGATGTCACAACAGGAGATGATTGAGCTGATTCAGACTGCAGGCTTTAGTGCTGCTCAGCGCAGCACCGGCTATGCCATCCTGAGGCAGTACTGA
- a CDS encoding YbgC/FadM family acyl-CoA thioesterase yields the protein MKIRVYYEDTDAAGVVYHSNYLNYMERARTEFLRDQGCSVAQLAAEGAVFPVVRMAIDFKAPARHDELLQVTTVPVRVGGSSFTLQQQVLRDADGQLLVQAEVTLACVTPGLKARRIPTEVRELLAQGLQP from the coding sequence ATGAAGATCAGAGTCTACTACGAAGATACCGATGCTGCCGGGGTGGTCTACCACTCCAATTACCTGAACTACATGGAACGGGCCAGAACCGAGTTTCTGCGTGACCAGGGTTGCTCGGTCGCACAGCTGGCAGCCGAAGGGGCCGTCTTTCCGGTGGTGCGAATGGCAATTGATTTCAAGGCCCCGGCGCGCCATGACGAGCTGTTGCAAGTGACAACCGTACCTGTGCGAGTGGGGGGCTCCTCCTTTACCCTGCAGCAGCAAGTGCTGCGAGATGCCGACGGACAGTTGCTGGTGCAGGCAGAGGTCACCCTGGCCTGCGTAACACCAGGGCTAAAGGCCAGGAGAATTCCCACTGAAGTAAGAGAACTACTGGCTCAGGGGCTGCAACCATGA
- the rsmG gene encoding 16S rRNA (guanine(527)-N(7))-methyltransferase RsmG, producing MNRELLTKAVAELNLELTEQQYGACELLLQELLRWNKKINLTAITGRDEMTIKHLIDSLHLVPELRPGDRILDVGSGAGFPALVLAIVRPDCLITSIDAVGKKISFQKHIGRLLKLTNLEPLHGRVELLAADRSGGFDLVTSRAFSSLELFVELAAPLVSVGGRLVSMRGIDAEQEVGLLKESIAAAGLRVEPAVNYRLPLKMGGRSLVIMRKAR from the coding sequence GTGAACCGTGAGCTGCTGACCAAGGCTGTTGCGGAACTAAATCTTGAACTGACGGAGCAGCAGTATGGGGCTTGTGAGCTGTTGTTGCAGGAATTGCTGCGCTGGAACAAGAAAATCAATCTGACGGCTATCACTGGCAGGGATGAGATGACCATCAAGCACCTGATTGATTCGTTGCATCTGGTGCCTGAGCTCAGACCGGGTGACCGGATACTGGATGTCGGCTCAGGAGCGGGCTTTCCTGCCCTGGTGCTTGCCATTGTCAGGCCTGATTGCTTGATAACCTCGATTGATGCAGTGGGGAAGAAGATCAGCTTTCAGAAACATATCGGCCGGCTGCTTAAACTGACAAATCTTGAACCGCTACATGGCAGGGTCGAATTGCTGGCAGCTGATCGGTCTGGCGGATTTGATCTGGTGACGTCGCGGGCCTTCAGCAGTCTGGAGCTTTTTGTCGAGTTAGCTGCTCCATTGGTATCCGTCGGCGGAAGACTGGTCTCGATGCGCGGTATCGATGCTGAACAGGAGGTTGGCCTCTTGAAGGAGTCGATTGCTGCGGCAGGATTAAGGGTCGAGCCGGCTGTCAACTACCGCCTGCCATTGAAAATGGGCGGACGCAGCCTGGTGATCATGCGCAAAGCACGATAA